From the genome of Bacteroidota bacterium:
GGAATCTGAGGCCGAGAATCTTCATGTCTATTTCCGACGTCCTCAAGAGCATGGTCCTCAAGTTGATGATACTTCGTCAGCTTTTATCAGTCTTTACCATCCGCGTCAAGGGATACCCGAAAAGGTTGCAAAAAATCATTTCCGATTCGCAAATCAAAGTCAATCAGTCTATCAGGGGATCACGGAAATTCTCTACGCGTTGGAATATGAACTTCCACACAAAAAAATCACAATCCATCTTGGATGGCCTACGTCGTCATGGATTGATCGCCTTTCCATCGGTGTGATGATCTTGAGTGTGATGCGTTTGCCAAAATTATTCCCGCGGTTTAATTTTGCAATCGAATATTTTGGAAAATCAAAAGAAAAGAAATAATTCCATGTTTACCAGTGTGATTATACCCGCGGCAGGGTTTGGCGAACGAATGGGTGCAACCATCGGCAAGCAATTCTTGATGCTGAACGATAAACCGATCTTGGTTCACACGTTGGAACGATTTCAATTATGTGATGCAGTCCATGAGATTGTTGTTGCAACACAGAAATCTGCCTTCCCGATCATTGAAGAGATTAAAGTTAAATATGCTCTTTCAAAATTAGTCTCGCCGGTTGAAGGGGGAGAGCGTCGGCAGGATTCTGTTGCGAAAGCATTGCAATGTATTAATGCAAAAACGGAAATCGTGATTGTGCATGACGCCGTCAGGCCGTTCGTTCATCTGAAAGAAATTACACAATCTATCGAAACCGCAAAATATTTTGGTGCTTCTATAGTAGCAGTCCGAGCTAAAGACACAATGAAACAAGCTTCCACAGACGGAAGAGTAGAAAAAACGCTGAACAGATCATCATTATGGAGCGTCCAAACTCCGCAGACATTTCAACGAAAGATTCTTCTAGATGCGTATGATGCTGCAAAAAAAAACGATCTCATTGCTACAGATGATTCATTTATGGTGGAGCAGATTGGAATTTCACCGATTATTGTAGAAGGAAGCTACGAAAACATCAAAATTACTACCCCGGATGATCTTTTGCTTGCCGAATTGCTCTTAAAACGCTTTATTCCTTAATTTCACACAATGTTGTGGAATTTTTCCAATTCCTCAAAATTCCGAAACTTTTCATGAAGGTCTTGCATCTAATCATTCTATTTTCTTATTTTCAATTAATAAATAGATTTTAGTATTTAGGGGACAGTTATGGGAAATCTAGCAATCGTAATTTTTCTGAGTTATATTTTCGGATCGATTCCGACCAGTATTATTGCCACAAAACTTGCTGATGCTGGGGATATTCGTAAGTTCGGCAGCGGCAACGCAGGAGGGACGAATGTGCTGCGGATGCTTGGCTGGAAAGTGGGTCTTGCTGTAATCTTATTCGATCTTATCAAAGGGGTCATTGCAACGTATTACATCCCGCAAATATTTTGGGATCCTAATACGCTTCCATTTAATAATAATACTCCCTTCCAGGATTTTACGGTAGTGCAGATTATTTGCGGAATCGCTGCAGTGCTCGGGCACATTTGGACTCTCTTTGCCGGATTTAAAGGGGGGAAAGGTGTTGCTACGGGTGCAGGTATGGTGCTCGGACTTGCCCCGATAGAATTTGTTGTAGCAATTGCTGTATTCGCATTGGTCTTTACCGCTTGGCGATACGTTTCACTCGGATCAATTCTGGGAGCAATGGCAATTCCTGTGACAATGTTTATTCGAGAGAATCTCTTCAAGGTGGATATTCCCGGATATCATACGCTGGTCTATTTTGCTATTGCTGTTTCACTTCTCATTACGTACACTCACCGTGAGAACATCAAACGGCTGCTGGATGGAACCGAAAATAAACTGACACACTTCAAAGGTATACGCCAGTAATTTTTTATTCACCGACTTTTTAAGGTTCACCATGCGTATCTCAGTTCTTGGAGCCGGAAGTTGGGGCACAACACTTGCCATTGTACTATGTGAAAATTTTCGCGATGTGACATTGTGGAGCTATCGTGCAGATCAAACAGAAGAAATGCGCGAAGCGCGAACGAACAAAGACTATCTTCCCGGAATAACACTCCCCAAACATTTAAAGATTACACATGATCTAGAGGAAGCATCCTCAAAAAAAGATCTTATTGTTACAGCTGTTCCCTCTCAGTTTCTTCGCAACGTTCTCAAAGATATTGCTCATGTCGATCTCAATAAAACAATCATTGTCAATGTGGCGAAAGGGATTGAAAATAAAACATTGATGACGATGTCTGAGGTGATGATTGATATTTTGGAACATGAGAAAAAATCGAATATCGTCATCCTTTCCGGTCCTAGTCACGCGGAAGAAGTCGTGAAAAAAATTCCGACCGCTGTCGTTGCTTCCTCATTCAGTTCACGCACAGCAAAGATTGTTGCGCAATGTTTTAACACTCCTTATTTTCGAGTGTATGTTTCCGACGATATCCGAGGGGTTGAGCTAGGTGGCGCATTGAAAAATGTGATTGCCATCGGTGCCGGAGTTGTGGATGGTGCCGGATTCGGCGATAACACAAAAGCCGCCATCATTACGCGCGGTATTGCTGAGATGACCAGACTCGGAGATAAAATGGGGGCGCTCCCAAGAACATTTTCCGGTCTTTCCGGTGTTGGCGACCTTATTGTGACTTGTATGAGCAAACACAGCCGTAACCGCCATGTCGGCGAGGAGCTCGGTCGCGGCAGGAAATTAGATGATATTTTAGGAGAGATGGTAATGATTGCAGAAGGTGTTGCAACATGTCGATCTGCCGTTGATCTTGCCAAAAAACATCATACCGAAATGGCTATTTTTTCCGAAGTCTACAATATTATGTTCAACGGAAAAGAACCTCACCGTGCCACAGAAGATCTGATGGGCAGAAGCATTAAAGGCGAACACTGAGTTATTGATCCATCGCTGCAACTCCACAGAACAATACTTCCGTTACAGGTATGCCGTATGAAAAAATTTCTATTTTTTCTCCTTCCACTATTTCTCTCTGCTCAACAATCCGCCGATATTATTTTTATCAACGGGAAAATCTGGACGGTTGATACAACTCGACCGGAAGCAGAAGCTATTGCCGTGTGCAACGGAAAGATCGCTGCGGTCGGATCATCAAAAGAAATTCGACAATATGCCGGCAAAGCGACGAAGATTATTGACCTCAAAAGGAAACGGATGTTACCGGGTTTTATTGATAACCATACTCACTTTATGAGCGGTGGTTTTCAATTACAGAGTGTCGATCTTCGTACGGCTAACACTGAGATTGATTTTGCTCAGATTATTAAGAAGAGAGCTGAGGAACGACCCGCGAAATGGATTACTGGTGGCGATTGGGATCACGATCTTTGGAAAAGCGGTATTCTTCCTGCCAAAGAAATGATCGATTCATTTACGGTGAATACGCCGGTGTTCGTTAATCGATATGATGGGCATATGGCTCTTGCGAATAGTTATGTGTTGCGTCTTGCAGGCATTACGAAAGAGACTCCAGATCCGCCGGGAGGAACAATCGTTCGAGACCCAAAGACCGGAGAACCGACCGGATTGTTGAAGGATGAAGCAATGTCACCGATTTGGCGATGGATTCCCGAACCAACTGACGATGATATGCTTAATGCTGCCAGACTCGCATTAACGGAAGCAAAAAAATTCGGTGTCACGTCAATTCAGGATAATGCATACTCAAACGGCGATCGTGATATTAAAACGTATAATGAATTGAACCGCCGGGGTGAATTGACAGCCAGAATGAATTGTGTCAATTTTATTTCTCATTGGAAGAATCTTTCCGCAAGCGGAGTGCAGATGCCGTTTGGTGATGAGATGATCCGTATTGGTTCGCTGAAGGCGCTTGCAGATGGTTCACTCGGTTCTTCCACTGCATTGTTCTTTGAGAAGTTTCTCAATGAAAATACGTATGGCCTTCCAATGGATATTGTTACGGATGGACGTTTGGAACGGTGGGCAACAAGCGCTGACAGCGTCCGGTTGCAATTACGTATTCACGCTATTGGTGACAGAGCCAATAGCTTAATGTTGGATATGTATGAACGGATTACGAAGAAAAATCCGAAATGGGACCGTCGATTCCGGATAGAACATGCGCAGCATATTCATCCGAAAGATTTCAAACGATTTGCCGATCTAAGAGTGATTGCAGCTGTTCAGCCGTACCATGCAATTGATGATGGGCGCTGGGCGATTAAACGCATCGGTGATAAGCGGTGCAAAACAACTTATCCGTTCAGAACATTTTTGGATAATGGAGTAAAAATGTGTTTCGGTAGTGATTGGACTGTTGCACCCTTGGATCCGTTATTAGGTATATATGCCGCCACGACACGAAGAACAATTGACGGCGCTAATCCAAACGGTTGGTATCCGGAACAAAAGATATCCGTGAAAGAAGCGATTGAATGTTACACGATCAATAACGCCTACGCTGCATTTGAGGAAGACGTGAAAGGAAGCATCAGTATTGGCAAGCTTGCCGATTTTGTTGTGCTCTCAGATGATATTCTTTCTATCGATCCAGTGAAGATAGAACAGACGAAAGTAGAAATGACGGTGTTGGGTGGGGAAATTATTTATGAGAAAAGATAGTAATGCTTCCGAAGTTTCTTAGGCTTCGGAAGTGTTCAAATATTATCGATTATTCAACCGAAACTTGAACGGTACCGTTACCCACACACTCACTGGACCATTGTTCATTATCGCCGGCGTGAATGTCCACATCAATGCTGCCTCAATAGCTGCTTGATTAAAAAGCTCGGACGTAGACTTTACCACTTCCGCTTGTTTAACTCTTCCTTCTTTGGTGACCCACATTTTTATGTAAACCGTTCCTTCAACACCTGCCCTTTTGGCGATATCGGGATATGCCGGTGCAGGATTAGAAATGGGAACAGGCATCACCTGAACTGGAATAAATGGTTCGGGTGGTAATTCTTCTTCGCCAATGGAAGTGCCGTCTGAAATGATAGTTCCCGTTCCGCCATCGATGCCAACTTCGTTTCCTGTCGATTTGCTCATTTCCGTTTGTGTTGCGATGGTAGCGTCAGGATTAATTTCCGGATCAGGAATCGGAATTGGAATTCCTACGGACGATAAGATTGATCTTGCGATGTTGAGTTGTGGCAGTATAGGATTTCTATTTATCGATGGTGGAAAATAATCGATAATCATATTATCTCTAGGAATCCTGGAAAATTTTAACTCCTCTGTATTTGTCAACGAAGAATATAATTGATAACTGCCGATCAACATAAAATGGAATAATCCAGCAATCATCAATCCTTCAGTCATATATCGTTGGGACAATATTCGTAATTCCATCGTTCCACTATTCATTTTGGTTTTCATCGTAACCTCCACGGGGATTGTTTCTCTCCTCATTATGAGAAGGGAAATCGATTGGTTTCTATTTATTTTTGCGTGTTTTATAATTGTCATACTGAATTGATTTTTTTGCGCGCCGTGTATCGGTCTCTTCACGTGCAGTTTTTTGATACGATTCGATCTTCCCAAGTTGAGAGCGAACGGATTCACCGCTTGCACCCATTGCTGATGCAGCAGGAGAATTGCTGATCATGTCTTTTGCTTCATTCAATTGTAGTTCTGCTCCCGCCTGGTCACCATCATCCATCGCTTGCATCGCCTGTTCCACTTTGCGTGCTGAAACTGCGATATCTGCTTTTGCCTGAGTGTTGATGTCTCGGTTCTTTTCCACTTCGGCAAAATCTTTTGTATAACTTACGTGAGCAATAAATGTTGGGAATGACGCTATAATCTGTGCACTTTCATATCGTAATTCGCCTGATGCAACGACTCGTTTTCCGCTTCCGGCGGGAATGGAAAGTTCTATGGTGAGTTCACGGGTTTCATTTGCATATAAATCGCCAATTGGAATAATATATCGCTCAGATTCATTCTTGAATTCACATCCGACAACATCCTTCACGCGGACATTGTCTCCTAGTGAAAGATAGATCGCGCTATTTTGAGCCAATATTGATGAGACCATATCAAATTCTTGGCGAACGATTGATGAAAGAGAATTCGGATGCTCAATAAAGTAATAGTTCCCCCCGCCGCTTTCTGAAATTCCCATCATCAAATTTTCGTTATAATCCAATCCGACCCCCATGGAAGTGATGGAGATTGATTGATTGCGGTGTCGTCGTGCAATCTTATTGAGTTCCGATGGATCAGTTACGCCGACATTCGCTAGTCCGTCAGACAAGAGCACCACCCGATTGACAAATTCCTTCCCGACAAATATTTTTGCCTGTTTTAATCCCTCCATTAATCCTCCGCCAAGATTTGTGGAACCGCGGGGGTACACTTCATCCAGTATCTTTTTAATGGAGTTTTTATCATCTCCCACTTTCTTTGCGCGTCGAAGCACGTCAACGACATCGTCATAAATAACAAGGGACAGAATATCGTGCGGCTGTAATTGGTCAATGAGCGTAGCAAATGCTTTCTTTGCATATTCCATTTTATGTTGATCGCTCATTGAGCCGCTTCTATCGATCACTACAGAAAGATTCATTGGTGTCCGTTTTGAATCCCCGAGTATATTTGGTGTGGTTAGCGTCAGTTGTAAATATGCAGTTCCTCCTTTTTCGGAGACAACGGGACAATTCAGTTTTCCATTGAGCGTCATCACCGGGGACGGTGCGTGTAATGTCATGCCGATGGCGGTAATCGTTGAAATCAACACAATAAGTGCAGTGAGTTTGGTTTTCATAAAGCCTCCTTTGGATTTTGTGGATTGGAATGCGTAATTTCTTTTGTTCACCTATTGCTGATACATGTCATTAACTGATGAAAGGTCAATGAAGCCGACTCTCTTTTTCCTTAACGACGATGCAAAAATTATCGACCTGATGAAGAA
Proteins encoded in this window:
- the ispD gene encoding 2-C-methyl-D-erythritol 4-phosphate cytidylyltransferase → MFTSVIIPAAGFGERMGATIGKQFLMLNDKPILVHTLERFQLCDAVHEIVVATQKSAFPIIEEIKVKYALSKLVSPVEGGERRQDSVAKALQCINAKTEIVIVHDAVRPFVHLKEITQSIETAKYFGASIVAVRAKDTMKQASTDGRVEKTLNRSSLWSVQTPQTFQRKILLDAYDAAKKNDLIATDDSFMVEQIGISPIIVEGSYENIKITTPDDLLLAELLLKRFIP
- the plsY gene encoding glycerol-3-phosphate 1-O-acyltransferase PlsY — its product is MGNLAIVIFLSYIFGSIPTSIIATKLADAGDIRKFGSGNAGGTNVLRMLGWKVGLAVILFDLIKGVIATYYIPQIFWDPNTLPFNNNTPFQDFTVVQIICGIAAVLGHIWTLFAGFKGGKGVATGAGMVLGLAPIEFVVAIAVFALVFTAWRYVSLGSILGAMAIPVTMFIRENLFKVDIPGYHTLVYFAIAVSLLITYTHRENIKRLLDGTENKLTHFKGIRQ
- a CDS encoding NAD(P)H-dependent glycerol-3-phosphate dehydrogenase → MRISVLGAGSWGTTLAIVLCENFRDVTLWSYRADQTEEMREARTNKDYLPGITLPKHLKITHDLEEASSKKDLIVTAVPSQFLRNVLKDIAHVDLNKTIIVNVAKGIENKTLMTMSEVMIDILEHEKKSNIVILSGPSHAEEVVKKIPTAVVASSFSSRTAKIVAQCFNTPYFRVYVSDDIRGVELGGALKNVIAIGAGVVDGAGFGDNTKAAIITRGIAEMTRLGDKMGALPRTFSGLSGVGDLIVTCMSKHSRNRHVGEELGRGRKLDDILGEMVMIAEGVATCRSAVDLAKKHHTEMAIFSEVYNIMFNGKEPHRATEDLMGRSIKGEH
- a CDS encoding amidohydrolase, translating into MKKFLFFLLPLFLSAQQSADIIFINGKIWTVDTTRPEAEAIAVCNGKIAAVGSSKEIRQYAGKATKIIDLKRKRMLPGFIDNHTHFMSGGFQLQSVDLRTANTEIDFAQIIKKRAEERPAKWITGGDWDHDLWKSGILPAKEMIDSFTVNTPVFVNRYDGHMALANSYVLRLAGITKETPDPPGGTIVRDPKTGEPTGLLKDEAMSPIWRWIPEPTDDDMLNAARLALTEAKKFGVTSIQDNAYSNGDRDIKTYNELNRRGELTARMNCVNFISHWKNLSASGVQMPFGDEMIRIGSLKALADGSLGSSTALFFEKFLNENTYGLPMDIVTDGRLERWATSADSVRLQLRIHAIGDRANSLMLDMYERITKKNPKWDRRFRIEHAQHIHPKDFKRFADLRVIAAVQPYHAIDDGRWAIKRIGDKRCKTTYPFRTFLDNGVKMCFGSDWTVAPLDPLLGIYAATTRRTIDGANPNGWYPEQKISVKEAIECYTINNAYAAFEEDVKGSISIGKLADFVVLSDDILSIDPVKIEQTKVEMTVLGGEIIYEKR
- a CDS encoding energy transducer TonB, which gives rise to MKTKMNSGTMELRILSQRYMTEGLMIAGLFHFMLIGSYQLYSSLTNTEELKFSRIPRDNMIIDYFPPSINRNPILPQLNIARSILSSVGIPIPIPDPEINPDATIATQTEMSKSTGNEVGIDGGTGTIISDGTSIGEEELPPEPFIPVQVMPVPISNPAPAYPDIAKRAGVEGTVYIKMWVTKEGRVKQAEVVKSTSELFNQAAIEAALMWTFTPAIMNNGPVSVWVTVPFKFRLNNR
- a CDS encoding VWA domain-containing protein, which produces MKTKLTALIVLISTITAIGMTLHAPSPVMTLNGKLNCPVVSEKGGTAYLQLTLTTPNILGDSKRTPMNLSVVIDRSGSMSDQHKMEYAKKAFATLIDQLQPHDILSLVIYDDVVDVLRRAKKVGDDKNSIKKILDEVYPRGSTNLGGGLMEGLKQAKIFVGKEFVNRVVLLSDGLANVGVTDPSELNKIARRHRNQSISITSMGVGLDYNENLMMGISESGGGNYYFIEHPNSLSSIVRQEFDMVSSILAQNSAIYLSLGDNVRVKDVVGCEFKNESERYIIPIGDLYANETRELTIELSIPAGSGKRVVASGELRYESAQIIASFPTFIAHVSYTKDFAEVEKNRDINTQAKADIAVSARKVEQAMQAMDDGDQAGAELQLNEAKDMISNSPAASAMGASGESVRSQLGKIESYQKTAREETDTRRAKKSIQYDNYKTRKNK